From the Candidatus Nomurabacteria bacterium genome, one window contains:
- the ligA gene encoding NAD-dependent DNA ligase LigA, translating to MSQSRYRELVELLNRYQYEYHALDNPSVDDAVYDGLMQELKQIESEHPDWVIPESVTQRVGTQASEGFEKFTHLQRMISLLDCFSDAEAVAWYERIAKLDERVATANFWVDSKKDGLACALHYQDGLLQTAVTRGDGNVGEIVTANVKTIRTVPVRLPAGHRFARGHTEVRGEIIMTKVDFEQLNANRAAAGESEFKNPRNLSAGTIRQLDPRLVADRPLRFHGYDMLRDDPSEVPSNQFAYQTMHELGFFVDRVAHLEPELSAVLEYASQFDTLRHNLPYNTDGLVVKINDRQLYDSLGTVGKNPRAAIAYKYPAEQATTVVKDIVISIGRTGAATPVAVFEPVNVAGTTVQHASLHNADEIARKDVRIGDTVVIFKAGDIIPQVESVIFELRPKTAKRYDFEDELDKQFPDMQFVRPEGEAVYRVVGGGALVLKRALQHFAARGALDIEGLGEKNVEALVDAGLVEDLADIYTISKQHLLELERFAELSASNLVAAIAASKQPQLERFIFGLGIRHVGAQTAIDLANHFGSIEALSHASIPELEAIDGIGSVVADSIVAWFADIDNRNLVEKFKKLGLKPVFEDKSTGKLAGKSFVITGSLETMSRDAAAEQIRALGGTFQTSVAKGTTYLVMGAKAGASKADKARQLGTEVIDEQQLLKLIDK from the coding sequence GTGAGCCAGAGTAGGTACCGCGAACTAGTCGAGCTACTCAACCGCTATCAGTATGAGTATCATGCCCTCGATAATCCAAGTGTCGACGACGCTGTTTACGATGGTTTGATGCAAGAGTTAAAACAGATCGAATCCGAGCACCCAGATTGGGTAATACCAGAATCGGTTACTCAGCGAGTTGGCACGCAAGCAAGCGAGGGCTTTGAAAAATTCACGCATCTCCAAAGAATGATTAGTCTGCTCGACTGTTTCAGCGACGCCGAGGCTGTAGCTTGGTACGAGCGGATAGCCAAGCTTGATGAGCGTGTGGCAACAGCCAACTTTTGGGTAGATAGCAAGAAAGATGGTTTGGCCTGCGCCCTACACTACCAAGATGGCTTGCTTCAGACTGCGGTGACTCGAGGTGATGGTAATGTCGGCGAAATAGTAACCGCCAATGTCAAAACCATTCGAACCGTACCCGTTCGACTGCCGGCTGGACACCGATTTGCTCGCGGCCACACCGAAGTGCGCGGTGAGATAATTATGACCAAGGTCGACTTTGAGCAGCTAAATGCTAATAGGGCAGCAGCCGGTGAGTCTGAGTTTAAAAATCCGCGCAACTTGAGCGCCGGCACGATTCGCCAACTCGATCCGCGTTTAGTTGCCGACCGACCGTTGCGTTTCCATGGTTACGACATGTTAAGGGATGATCCAAGCGAAGTGCCCAGCAATCAGTTTGCATATCAAACAATGCACGAGCTTGGTTTTTTTGTCGACAGAGTAGCCCACCTCGAGCCAGAGCTAAGTGCGGTGCTTGAATATGCTAGCCAGTTCGACACCCTACGTCATAATTTGCCATACAATACCGATGGGTTAGTAGTAAAAATAAACGATCGACAGCTTTACGATAGTCTCGGTACAGTCGGCAAAAATCCGCGGGCTGCGATTGCATACAAATACCCAGCCGAACAAGCAACCACAGTGGTCAAAGATATTGTGATCAGCATTGGTCGAACTGGCGCGGCTACACCAGTAGCAGTCTTTGAGCCAGTAAATGTTGCTGGTACAACCGTCCAGCACGCTAGCTTACACAACGCCGACGAAATTGCCCGCAAAGATGTGCGGATTGGTGACACAGTAGTTATTTTTAAGGCTGGCGATATAATTCCACAGGTCGAGAGTGTCATCTTTGAGCTGCGGCCCAAAACTGCAAAACGCTACGATTTCGAGGATGAACTCGACAAGCAGTTTCCAGACATGCAGTTTGTGCGACCGGAGGGTGAGGCAGTTTACCGCGTAGTAGGCGGAGGAGCACTAGTGCTTAAACGAGCCCTACAACACTTTGCAGCCCGCGGAGCCCTAGACATTGAGGGTCTGGGCGAAAAGAATGTCGAAGCCCTAGTGGATGCTGGCTTAGTCGAAGATCTAGCCGATATCTACACGATTAGCAAACAGCATTTGCTCGAGCTCGAGCGGTTTGCCGAGCTGTCGGCCAGTAACTTAGTCGCGGCAATTGCCGCCAGCAAACAACCTCAACTAGAAAGATTTATCTTTGGCCTTGGGATTCGCCATGTGGGCGCTCAGACCGCCATCGATCTGGCTAATCATTTCGGTAGTATCGAGGCACTCTCGCACGCCTCGATACCCGAACTAGAGGCCATCGATGGCATCGGTTCGGTGGTGGCCGACTCGATTGTGGCATGGTTTGCCGATATCGATAATCGTAATTTAGTCGAGAAGTTTAAGAAACTTGGGCTCAAGCCTGTTTTCGAAGATAAGTCGACGGGCAAACTAGCCGGTAAAAGTTTTGTAATTACTGGTAGCCTCGAGACTATGAGCAGAGATGCGGCCGCCGAGCAAATTCGGGCGCTAGGAGGCACCTTTCAGACAAGCGTCGCCAAGGGTACAACTTATTTAGTTATGGGAGCCAAAGCTGGAGCGAGCAAGGCCGACAAAGCCCGACAACTTGGCACCGAAGTTATCGACGAGCAACAACTCCTTAAGCTAATTGATAAATAG
- a CDS encoding M48 family metalloprotease — protein sequence MESQIAANNRKTWVLFGVFFAVVGAIAYAAGVYFGSYSVTVMAMVFAVGYALWSYYASAKLALMLSGAREVDKQAAPELYRVVENLTITRGMPMPKVYLIDDPAPNAFASGRDPEHAVVAATTGLVQMMDKTELEGVMAHELGHVANRDIRVSMIAFALVAVIGILSDFMLRSMRWGGAGRRDNDDNRGGNALVIVGVLAAAILAPIVAKLIQLAISRRREYQADTTGAQTTRYPEGLARALEKIQSYGSSLRIQNTSTAHLFFANPLKSGTFTKLFSTHPPIEDRIAKLRELENKGY from the coding sequence TTGGAATCTCAGATTGCCGCGAATAATCGCAAGACTTGGGTATTATTTGGAGTGTTCTTCGCGGTCGTAGGTGCGATCGCCTACGCCGCCGGGGTTTACTTTGGTAGCTATTCGGTAACTGTTATGGCTATGGTCTTTGCGGTTGGCTATGCTCTTTGGAGTTACTATGCCAGTGCCAAGCTAGCCTTAATGCTTAGTGGTGCCCGAGAGGTAGATAAACAGGCTGCCCCCGAACTTTACCGAGTGGTCGAAAATCTGACGATTACACGCGGCATGCCTATGCCCAAGGTGTACCTTATCGACGACCCCGCCCCGAATGCATTTGCTAGCGGTCGCGATCCAGAGCATGCTGTAGTTGCGGCTACCACTGGCTTGGTGCAAATGATGGACAAAACCGAGCTAGAAGGTGTGATGGCTCACGAGCTAGGCCATGTCGCGAATCGAGACATCCGTGTGAGTATGATTGCTTTTGCACTGGTGGCAGTAATTGGAATACTTAGCGACTTTATGTTGCGATCGATGCGCTGGGGTGGCGCTGGCCGGCGTGATAACGACGATAATCGAGGTGGTAATGCGCTGGTAATCGTTGGAGTTTTGGCGGCCGCTATTTTGGCGCCAATCGTGGCCAAGCTAATCCAGCTGGCAATTTCGCGTCGGCGCGAATATCAGGCCGACACAACTGGTGCTCAAACAACGCGTTATCCGGAAGGCTTAGCACGAGCTCTCGAAAAAATTCAGAGTTATGGATCTAGCCTAAGGATTCAAAACACATCAACAGCCCACTTGTTTTTTGCTAACCCCTTAAAATCTGGAACTTTTACAAAACTTTTTAGCACGCACCCACCGATCGAAGATCGAATTGCAAAACTGCGTGAATTAGAAAATAAAGGGTATTAA
- a CDS encoding LemA family protein, protein MPIIVVVLIVVVVLGLALGTMYNGLVRARNRVDEAWSDITVQLKRRYDLIPNLIETVKGYAKHEKETLDAVVSARNQAMGAHGTADQAKAENMLEGTLKNLFALSESYPDLKANQNFIQLQNELVDTEDKIQASRRLYNGSARGYNDKTQSFPTNILAGMFGFKGNREYFEVEDRAAVEAPVEVKF, encoded by the coding sequence ATGCCAATAATAGTAGTTGTATTGATTGTAGTTGTTGTGCTTGGACTGGCTCTAGGTACGATGTATAACGGGCTTGTACGGGCTCGCAACCGTGTCGACGAAGCTTGGAGCGATATCACCGTTCAGCTAAAGCGTCGATACGATCTAATCCCTAACCTAATCGAAACAGTCAAGGGTTATGCAAAGCACGAAAAAGAAACTCTCGATGCTGTCGTTAGCGCCCGCAACCAAGCCATGGGGGCTCATGGTACTGCCGATCAAGCCAAAGCCGAGAATATGCTCGAAGGCACACTAAAGAACTTGTTTGCATTGTCCGAAAGCTACCCAGACCTAAAAGCCAACCAGAACTTTATTCAATTACAAAACGAACTTGTCGACACAGAAGACAAAATTCAAGCATCTCGCCGCCTCTACAACGGCTCTGCTCGTGGATACAACGATAAGACCCAGTCGTTCCCAACCAATATTTTGGCGGGCATGTTTGGCTTTAAGGGCAACCGCGAATACTTCGAAGTCGAAGACCGCGCAGCAGTTGAAGCACCTGTAGAAGTCAAGTTTTAG